In the genome of Leucobacter luti, one region contains:
- a CDS encoding ABC transporter transmembrane domain-containing protein encodes MTFAIVGVRALAIGRAAFRYTERLFSHDAALAQLATLRADTFTALLPRVPGAIESHRRGEVLAAFVDDVDQLQDEPLRVRQPIAVSAVVVILSLVVVALISPLAALVLAVMLVAAGTLAVVLAQRTAGASDRELSTARAALVDALLERFTAAEVLSAFGAIPQQRARIAAAEARLSAVQLRRARSVGATGAILALASGLASILTLLVLLPQLGSGVSAPLFAAAVVIPAAVFEVFAQVPQALAARRAVQSSADRVAALTESEIPAEIPVTDPEDFALVGEEARTAIPFDSAAALVEVRGMSVRHPGAPRDAVHGLSFALHAGETLVITGESGAGKSTVALALVRFLAYRGPTGCAVLKFPSCRLPRCAALWGCASRTRTYSMLICART; translated from the coding sequence TTGACCTTCGCGATCGTTGGCGTGCGTGCGCTCGCGATCGGACGCGCTGCCTTCCGCTACACAGAGCGGCTGTTCAGCCACGACGCTGCGCTCGCGCAACTGGCCACGCTCCGCGCTGACACCTTTACCGCGCTGCTCCCGCGCGTACCTGGCGCGATCGAGTCCCACCGCCGTGGCGAAGTGCTCGCAGCGTTTGTCGACGACGTGGATCAGTTGCAGGACGAGCCGCTGCGCGTGCGCCAACCGATTGCGGTGAGCGCGGTGGTCGTGATCCTGAGCTTGGTGGTAGTTGCGCTGATCTCGCCGCTGGCGGCGCTCGTGCTCGCTGTGATGCTCGTGGCTGCCGGAACGCTCGCAGTGGTGCTTGCCCAGCGCACTGCCGGTGCTTCAGATCGCGAACTCAGCACTGCGCGCGCGGCGCTCGTTGATGCACTGCTCGAACGGTTTACCGCCGCGGAGGTGCTGAGTGCCTTTGGTGCGATTCCGCAGCAGCGCGCGCGCATCGCAGCGGCTGAAGCCCGGCTGTCCGCGGTGCAGCTGCGCCGTGCGCGATCGGTGGGTGCGACAGGCGCGATCCTCGCATTGGCCTCGGGCCTCGCGTCGATCCTGACCCTGCTGGTGCTGCTCCCGCAACTCGGGAGCGGGGTATCGGCTCCACTGTTCGCGGCGGCTGTGGTGATCCCTGCCGCCGTGTTTGAAGTGTTTGCGCAGGTGCCGCAGGCGCTGGCCGCGCGGCGTGCAGTGCAGTCGAGCGCCGATCGGGTCGCCGCGCTGACGGAGTCCGAGATCCCTGCCGAGATCCCCGTTACCGACCCGGAAGATTTCGCGTTGGTCGGCGAGGAGGCGCGCACAGCGATCCCGTTCGACTCTGCCGCCGCGCTGGTCGAGGTGCGCGGCATGTCCGTGCGGCACCCCGGTGCGCCGCGCGATGCAGTGCACGGCCTCAGCTTCGCGCTGCATGCGGGAGAGACGCTGGTGATCACGGGCGAGAGTGGCGCAGGCAAGTCCACGGTGGCGCTCGCCCTCGTACGCTTCCTCGCCTACCGGGGTCCTACCGGCTGCGCGGTGTTGAAGTTTCCGAGTTGCCGATTGCCGAGGTGCGCCGCACTGTGGGGCTGTGCGAGCAGAACCCGCACCTATTCGATGCTGATTTGCGCCAGAACCTGA
- a CDS encoding ATP-binding cassette domain-containing protein: MRRTVGLCEQNPHLFDADLRQNLKFARDTASDEELMAALDRVGLGDWARSRGGLDAPVGEHGALVSGGQAQRIALARALLADFPVVVLDEPTAGVDRELADLLLQDLIGAVPADRAVVLITHTELPAEIPAETLELTAPA, translated from the coding sequence GTGCGCCGCACTGTGGGGCTGTGCGAGCAGAACCCGCACCTATTCGATGCTGATTTGCGCCAGAACCTGAAGTTTGCGCGCGATACCGCCTCAGACGAGGAGCTCATGGCCGCGCTCGACCGCGTCGGCCTGGGGGACTGGGCCCGCTCGCGAGGCGGCCTCGACGCGCCTGTCGGTGAGCACGGGGCGCTCGTGTCCGGCGGGCAAGCCCAGCGCATTGCCCTCGCGCGTGCCCTGCTTGCGGACTTCCCGGTTGTGGTGCTCGATGAACCCACCGCCGGTGTGGATCGCGAGTTGGCTGATCTTCTGCTGCAGGACTTGATCGGAGCCGTGCCGGCTGACCGCGCGGTTGTGCTGATCACCCACACTGAGTTGCCGGCCGAGATACCGGCGGAAACGCTGGAGCTGACGGCGCCAGCGTAG
- a CDS encoding aminotransferase class IV, translated as MTAPPEPRKLLVADSFRVRDHADVAQVRGFAHHLARFSGTVREAFLDSLSDTAARRHAQRQAAAEQKMRDSLASADRDSALIAAQIELPDGEATRLDAFIEQARHRIAAFGAGFPRLELWRTASGPEYALSLRPMPQLSESLAMRSVSGLKLTHPDRKGPNIGTLTALNRELEAEALLLDTQGRALEGATTSLIYWADDSPESGHIISSPNRVRSITESLISNAASRRLVGVAPHRRRTGGFTLGAPTPKTLQQSEVWAVNALHGIRPVTEIDGVPLSAPVPGRLQWFREALDRCWETVASLPAAGPSGEAMFSEQRG; from the coding sequence ATGACAGCGCCCCCCGAGCCCCGAAAGCTCCTCGTCGCGGATTCTTTCAGAGTCAGAGATCACGCTGATGTTGCCCAGGTGCGCGGGTTCGCGCACCACCTTGCACGGTTCAGCGGCACCGTGCGGGAGGCCTTTCTCGATTCACTCAGTGACACTGCCGCCCGCCGGCATGCACAGCGCCAGGCGGCAGCCGAGCAGAAGATGCGCGATTCCCTGGCGTCAGCCGACCGGGATTCGGCACTCATCGCAGCCCAGATCGAACTCCCAGATGGCGAAGCGACGCGACTCGACGCCTTCATTGAACAGGCACGGCACCGCATTGCCGCGTTCGGTGCGGGGTTTCCGCGCCTGGAGTTGTGGCGCACGGCCAGCGGACCTGAGTACGCGCTCTCGCTTCGGCCGATGCCCCAGCTCAGTGAGTCGCTCGCCATGCGCAGCGTGAGCGGGCTCAAGCTCACACACCCGGATCGCAAAGGGCCGAACATCGGCACCCTTACTGCGCTCAATCGTGAGCTCGAAGCCGAAGCCCTGCTCCTCGATACCCAAGGACGCGCGCTCGAGGGCGCCACAACGAGCCTGATCTATTGGGCCGACGACAGCCCGGAGTCCGGGCACATCATCTCGAGCCCGAACAGAGTGCGCTCAATTACCGAGTCACTCATCAGTAATGCGGCGTCGCGGAGGCTTGTTGGCGTCGCACCACACCGCCGCCGCACCGGGGGGTTCACACTGGGCGCGCCCACTCCGAAAACACTTCAGCAGAGCGAAGTCTGGGCGGTCAACGCGCTGCACGGCATTCGGCCGGTCACCGAGATTGACGGGGTACCCCTCTCTGCTCCAGTCCCGGGTCGGCTGCAGTGGTTTCGTGAGGCACTCGACCGCTGCTGGGAAACGGTTGCGTCGCTCCCCGCTGCGGGGCCCAGCGGCGAGGCCATGTTCTCCGAGCAGCGAGGCTGA
- a CDS encoding anthranilate synthase component I family protein, translated as MTARGQGGAKRAVAVPGGAAAVARRIATRESAWCWLDGGAPAPGETSTSYCGIASEVRIAESGRERAFLAGLGSDHPHSGAAGSGFSSGWIVALGYEFGVALLGLDPAPDDAAAGFALRLDVVLAVTGEQGELRGGSERELDAWILAHGDVLSGAGDAAYPAGAGAGQRAPAPASAVWRRSDSDYISEVETCKAAIKAGDAYVLCLTDTAELRGDFDPLALFERLRVNGPASRGAVIVTPDRSLVSTSPERFLSVHSGRIATHPIKGTRPRGATSQLDAGLARELAADPKERAENLMIVDLLRNDLAQVCVPGSVAVSGFLRVETHPHVHQLVSTVSGQLAGGRGIADALATCFPGGSMTGAPKRSAVEILAGLEAGPRGLYAGCFGWIDDRGDAELAMTIRGVELRPGRALVGAGGGITADSVPENEVREKHLKASALLTALRD; from the coding sequence GTGACGGCGAGGGGACAGGGCGGAGCGAAGCGCGCAGTCGCGGTTCCCGGTGGTGCTGCGGCGGTTGCGCGGCGGATTGCGACGCGCGAGTCGGCGTGGTGTTGGCTCGACGGCGGAGCGCCGGCTCCGGGTGAAACGAGCACGAGCTACTGCGGCATCGCCTCCGAGGTGCGGATCGCCGAGTCGGGTCGAGAACGAGCGTTTCTTGCGGGACTTGGCAGCGATCACCCACACTCAGGCGCTGCGGGTTCAGGCTTCTCCTCCGGCTGGATCGTTGCTCTCGGCTATGAGTTCGGGGTCGCCCTGCTCGGGCTCGATCCGGCACCGGATGATGCTGCAGCAGGGTTCGCGCTGCGCCTCGACGTCGTGCTTGCCGTGACCGGCGAGCAGGGCGAGCTCCGTGGAGGATCGGAGCGAGAGCTCGACGCGTGGATTCTGGCGCACGGCGATGTACTTTCCGGCGCCGGTGATGCGGCGTATCCTGCGGGTGCTGGGGCAGGGCAACGAGCGCCGGCCCCGGCTTCAGCGGTGTGGCGTCGCTCTGACTCTGACTACATCAGCGAGGTGGAGACCTGCAAAGCGGCGATCAAAGCGGGTGATGCCTATGTGCTGTGCCTCACCGACACCGCAGAGCTGCGAGGTGATTTCGATCCGCTCGCACTGTTTGAGCGGCTGCGCGTGAACGGTCCAGCGAGCCGTGGTGCCGTCATCGTGACGCCGGATCGGTCACTCGTGAGCACGAGTCCAGAGCGGTTCCTCTCCGTGCACTCCGGGCGCATCGCGACCCACCCGATCAAGGGCACGCGGCCGCGCGGCGCCACATCGCAGCTCGATGCTGGCCTCGCACGCGAGCTTGCCGCGGATCCCAAGGAGCGCGCCGAGAACCTGATGATTGTTGATTTGCTGCGCAATGATCTCGCGCAGGTGTGCGTGCCGGGCAGTGTGGCCGTGAGCGGGTTTCTCCGAGTCGAGACGCACCCGCATGTGCATCAGCTCGTCAGCACGGTGAGCGGACAGCTGGCCGGCGGACGCGGCATCGCTGACGCACTCGCGACCTGTTTCCCAGGTGGGTCGATGACCGGCGCGCCCAAGCGCAGCGCCGTCGAGATTCTCGCAGGACTTGAGGCTGGCCCACGCGGGCTCTACGCCGGCTGTTTCGGCTGGATCGACGATCGCGGTGACGCAGAGCTCGCGATGACGATCCGCGGGGTGGAGCTGCGCCCTGGACGGGCACTCGTGGGGGCGGGAGGTGGCATCACCGCCGACTCGGTGCCTGAGAACGAGGTGCGTGAGAAGCACTTGAAGGCCAGCGCGCTGCTTACAGCGCTCCGGGACTGA